Genomic segment of Desulfocurvibacter africanus subsp. africanus DSM 2603:
GCGCGCGGCCAGGGTGAGATCCTCGCGCACCATCTCGCGCACCATGTCCTCGAAGCTGATCCGTGGCGTCCAGCCCAGCTTGGTCCTTGCCTTGGAAGGATCGCCCAAAAGCGACTCGACTTCCGTGGGCCGAAAGTAGCGCGGGTCCACGGCCACGAG
This window contains:
- a CDS encoding GDP-mannose 4,6-dehydratase — translated: LVAVDPRYFRPTEVESLLGDPSKARTKLGWTPRISFEDMVREMVREDLTLAARDEVCKREGFKVYDYHE